The Arachis duranensis cultivar V14167 chromosome 9, aradu.V14167.gnm2.J7QH, whole genome shotgun sequence genomic sequence attcttgaatccgtttttggccagatactcagtaagacgattatactacattcgtccagattgcttNNNNNNNNNNNNNNNNNNNNNNNNNNNNNNNNNNNNNNNNNNNNNNNNNNNNNNNNNNNNNNNNNNNNNNNNNNNNNNNNNNNNNNNNNNNNNNNNNNNNNNNNNNNNNNNNNNNNNNNNNNNNNNNNNNNNNNNNNNNNNNNNNNNNNNNNNNNNNNNNNNNNNNNNNNNNNNNNNNNNNNNNNNNNNNNNNNNNNNNNNNNNNNNNNNNNNNNNNNNNNNNNNNNNNNNNNNNNNNNNNNNNNNNNNNNNNNNNNNNNNNNNNNNNNNNNNNNNNNNNNNNNNNNNNNNNNNNNNNNNNNNNNNNNNNNNNNNNNNNNNNNNNNNNNNNNNNNNNNNNNNNNNNNNNNNNNNNNNNNNNNNNNNNNNNNNNNNNNNNNNNNNNNNNNNNNNNNNNNNNNNNNNNNNNNNNNNNNNNNNNNNNNNNNNNNNNNNNNNNNNNNNNNNNNNNNNNNNNNNNNNNNNNNNNNNNNNNNNNNNNNNNNNNNNNNNNNNNNNNNNNNNNNNNNNNNNNNNNNNNNNNNNNNNNNNNNNNNNNNNNNNNNNNNNNNNNNNNNNNNNNNNNNNNNNNNNNNNNNNNNNNNNNNNNNNNNNNNNNNNNNNNNNNNNNNNNNNNNNNNNNNNNNNNNNNNNNNNNNNNNNNNNNNNNNNNNNNNNNNNNNNNNNNNNNNNNNNNNNNNNNNNNNNNNNNNNNNNNNNNNNNNNNNNNNNNNNNNNNNNNNNNNNNNNNNNNNNNNNNNNNNNNNNNNNNNNNNNNNNNNNNNNNNNNNNNNNNNNNNNNNNNNNNNNNNNNNNNNNNNNNNNNNNNNNNNNNNNNNNNNNNNNNNNNNNNNNNNNNNNNNNNNNNNNNNNNNNNNNNNNNNNNNNNNNNNNNNNNNNNNNNNNNNNNNNNNNNNNNNNNNNNNNNNNNNNNNNNNNNNNNNNNNNNNNNNNNNNNNNNNNNNNNNNNNNNNNNNNNNNNNNNNNNNNNNNNNNNNNNNNNNNNNNNNNNNNNNNNNNNNNNNNNNNNNNNNNNNNNNNNNNNNNNNNNNNNNNNNNNNNNNNNNNNNNNNNNNNNNNNNNNNNNNNNNNNNNNNNNNNNNNNNNNNNNNNNNNNNNNNNNNNNNNNNNNNNNNNNNNNNNNNNNNNNNNNNNNNNNNNNNNNNNNNNNNNNNNNNNNNNNNNNNNNNNNNNNNNNNNNNNNNNNNNNNNNNNNNNNNNNNNNNNNNNNNNNNNNNNNNNNNNNNNNNNNNNNNNNNNNNNNNNNNNNNNNNNNNNNNNNNNNNNNNNNNNNNNNNNNNNNNNNNNNNNNNNNNNNNNNNNNNNNNNNNNNNNNNNNNNNNNNNNNNNNNNNNNNNNNNNNNNNNNNNNNNNNNNNNNNNNNNNNNNNNNNNNNNNNNNNNNNNNNNNNNNNNNNNNNNNNNNNNNNNNNNNNNNNNNNNNNNNNNNNNNNNNNNNNNNNNNNNNNNNNNNNNNNNNNNNNNNNNNNNNNNNNNNNNNNNNNNNNNNNNNNNNNNNNNNNNNNNNNNNNNNNNNNNNNNNNNNNNNNNNNNNNNNNNNNNNNNNNNNNNNNNNNNNNNNNNNNNNNNNNNNNNNNNNNNNNNNNNNNNNNNNNNNNNNNNNNNNNNNNNNNNNNNNNNNNNNNNtcaaatccaatctttactggtgatggccttaaaattaacttccattgaaaacatgcagcacaacaaaattcactagttttaagaatcttctggttcttagtgaatgtccatgagagttttcaataattctcctcatcatggttgttcccggataACCCAATCTatcgtgccaagttatgaattcatttgggctagtaaacttctggtttacagtgACATgcgattcaattgcactaatcttggtataatacaacccagatgaaagtgagggcaacttttctaatataactttcttatttgaatcatgagttgtgatacataagtactcatgatttccctcattcatagtctcaatatgatatccattttggcgaatatctttaaaactcaacaagtttcttcgagacttggtagacaatagtgcgttatttattatgaattttgttcctccaagaaacaaaattatagctcttccggagccttctatcacattgcccgagccaataatagtattaacatattcttcttttggcacaagatggctaaaatatatatcacttttaagaatagtgtgcgatcttgcactatccgcaaggcaaatatcttcaggatatgtccttgccatttttctttaaagacaaataataataataataaaatgagtagaaatacatacacaataaaaattattcacatgaatacttaacaaacatatacacatatcaaactattccatcattgatcaaatagccaatatttctttcaaaatccttaaagaaattagatacatcataatgagtggtggaattttcatcatttgtaacaaaattgtttccttttctttatcccacttctggtgagatcttttcttgtgagcataattccttttccttccataatttttcttgttatcaaaattttgtcatttacctcttctggggttataatttgccgcatttgcttcaggaaatggggcggggccagctgggcgcgcttcataattttttaagagcaactaattgttgcgttcagcaacaagaaagcaagaaattaactcagaacatttttaaattctttttctcgatactgctgctgcaggagcacaatCAAGATATGGAAGGTCGAGaaaattttctctaacatatcgggTTTGAAGAGGTATAACCGTCTTTTGATGATTGTacatttcttcaaggtctttccataGATCTGCAGGATTTTTTAATgtgggatattcatttttcaatcatacgtcaacatgacgacgaagaaaaatcataactttggctttatccttctgggatgcattattttcagccttaatggtatctccaagatccattaaATCAAGATAGATTTTAACATctatatccatgataaataattatttcgaaatatatcaagagcattaaatTTAAGATGAGAGAGCTTcaacataatgaaaatttgttacctggagtcttcctaaaattttattagagCTTCGTGatgataacgtgttgtaaaacaactaaataaataaataaggaagatataatataaaataaagaagtgttaatagaagactctaatattaatataattagctcaatagaagttattcatatattataagtagtaacaaaagaaagagagagagagaaactaTTCATAAAGAATAAAGAGAGAAAGATATTTTAGtaatataaaagaagagagaggaTTTTATTATTGCTTGTGTGTTGTACGTAAGGCTATGAAACCTTATTTATAGCTTTACAAATTCAGCTTTCATTAAAATTGGTCTACATAATAATCTCATCTTTCTCTCTTAAAAACTTCAGCATTAATGGGCATCCATCTTTCATTCTTATCGCAACATAAATCAGTCGAGCTCACCCCAACTCCCCAAGTTAGGCAAGTACCCTTGGCTACTGCCGCTGCCTACCTTCCTCTTCTCTCCTTCCTCCTCCGTCTCTGTCTTCCAACACCGCAAGAGTGGTCGCCGCCGGCATCGTTGCTCTGTTTTCCATCTCTCTTCCTGTTCTGCTAATCGTTCAACTCCTGCGTCGTCATCCGTGTCTCTATCTCCCCGTGTCGCTGCCACCAGCATCTCTGTCACCCGCGTCTCTATTCGCCTCTCTGCTCTCCTCTCCAGCCACGTCTCTGCTCGCCTCTCCGCCCCAACTCTGTCACCCTCTCCGCCGTGGTTGCTGCCCTCTCTCGTCCTTTGTAAGACTTACTGCTTTCTCAATTTCTCACAAATGCAATGctgttgaatttttatttttttgtgtattttattgATTTACATTAGAATATATTTATGTGTTTGTGTAACTGTTTAtgatttcatatattattttattataatctaGTTATTCCAGTTGAGCCTAGTTGAAGCTTTCAACCTTTGATAAAGTAGCCAAAACGGTTCCATTAGttcaattttcaaaaccttgctttaattatattaaaacagtttaattttgatgcactgaaGAGGAGACTTGTGGCCTTTTNNNNNNNNNNNNNNCTTCCATCCCTGTCTTGCAGTTGGTTGCCCTCGCTAGAGAAGAGCAGAGACGGGTTTGATCCTTTTGTGTGCAGGGTTCCATccagaaagaagagaagaagaatggaggCTGCGAAACGGTTACAAGGAAACTCATTATCACTTTTCAGCGAAGGCATTGGCTTTGTTTTGTTGCATTGGTCCGCTCTTCGTGACGCCGTCGAGAACCAGTGGGGTGGCCCTGACTCCCGCCTCAAGGCCAATAACCTCGCCACCGATATCCTCTCCTGGTTCACTCAATCCAGAGGTTGCTCGCTATTACACTGCttcaattattgttattttgttttagatccttaatatttttattttctgaaggATTCGCAGAGCCGCTTTATATTGATGACTTGGAGCGCAAACTCTGTAATGGCATGATTTCGCTCAGTGTAGTGGATGAGGATGGCAGCATAGAGGtgcatctttctttctttgttggATTAATACATAttatttgttgttgaattttgCTCATGTTGCTTGTTTGCAATAATTAAGGGTTAAATGTAGTTGTTATTTTTAGTTTACCATAGTGTTTGAAAGTAAAGTTACCTAATTTGTTAAGCTCAATGGAAGTGGGTTGAATGTTAGTTGAACTTTAACTACAAGGTTGAGGGTTTGCATTTTTTTACCACCTCGATCACAACATCAGTCTTCCCTGTCTTTTTATTCATAGGTGGAAACTGAAAACTTAATATCTGGCCATCATAGGCATAATTAATGGTACACTATTTAGTCTTTAGTTTTTGGAATGAACATATCATTAGTCACCAATTTTCATGTACATGTCATGtttctattttgtattttaaaatcttGATATACCTTTTGTTTTGtatgtattttatttgaaaagaagcAGTTAAGTAGGGCTCTGGTGTCCATATCCATTTGTAGCATAGATTAAACTTAATGTGAACTGTGTCCTAAGGTCATTTTTTCAaacttaaaagaaattaaagctgTGTATGCCACTGCTAATGACTCCTTTGTGATGTATCTGTGTATTTGCAGTATTTTCTTGTGATTCTCATTTTTTCATGTTCATGTTATTATTACGAACTGATGTAGGTAGCTGAAAATCTAATGGTTATGCATGAGGAATGCTTAGAAGGAAACTTTGTGACCATTGAGCGTTATAGGCAGGCCATTGTTAACCAAGCTGCGCATCCTCGTGCAATGCCACAGGTAAATGACAGCATAATATTTGGGAATGAGTATGAACCTTGATTGTGTTATATTGCTATTCTATAAATTTGCATTTACACTTATGTATATGATTGATTTAGGCTTTTCCTTGTCCTATATGACTGGATTTTTTTTGGAGGGAGCAATGTTAAAGTATATTATTTGATGGGGATGTGATGCATGAGTTTGCTTTGCCCATACTATATTTAGGTCATATTATAGGAGGAgaaacattaatattttaattctataaCTTCTAATTTCTAAATGAGCTTAAATGTTCAAACATGATTCATAATAGCGCATCATGGTGTCATTTTGGTTCATGTACTCAACACCACATATAGTGAAAAAAGTGTTTTGTTGACTGACACGTGAACATTTTCTCTTGTTTACATCTTTGCTAAGATGCAACTGGAAGCTCATCCACATTACTTGAATTTTGAAGTAGTAGGTAgtagtagtttttttttttaatgattttttttttaaatagattgTGAATGAtaaggatgatgatgaggatgaggaaGATGATGATGTCCAAGGTGGTCAAAATGGTGAAAGCAGTGCTAGGCAAGCTACTTCTTCAAACATGGATGTGGACATTCCAAAATCTGAATCAAACACGAGTTCAGGTAACATGCGGATTGATGATGAGCCTCTCAAAAAGGATGCAGGTGAAGCAGAGGATGGATGGGTTGTagtttcaaagaaaaaataaactgaGGCATCGATCTGTTTTTATTGTGCGGAGTAACttaagaaaattttgaattggAGATTGTTCTTGAAATAATTTGGAATCCAAATCTTGGTGATATGAAAGGCTAGTTTGAAGAAAGTCCTTAGGCTCTTATTGCGAACTGCAATTAGGTACCTTAATAGATTTATTTGAGTTTATCGCcacaaaccaagaaaaaaaaatggtaacataacagtatatatataaaaaaaagaatttactcAATATTCTGAAAATGGTTCAAACCGAATTAAAAATTGGCCGATTTTAAAATTTCATCTAAACTGCATGTTGGTCTGCAGAACcacaaaaaaaggaaaaagaagggGAGGGGGCGGGAGTAGAATTAGAAAACAGAAGAattctattgttttcttttttcccctCTCAAAGGCGCTCATCTTCTTTGCCGCACCACCGCCCGTTACCATGCCATGGTAACTGACACAACTTTGTGCCcctcttttgttcttgtttcattgcttgtaacttttttttttctgttcttcAGTACAACGATGCATCCTCAGTTCCTCACAACTAGAGctggaagtaagtcgagctAGACCAAGCTCAAACTCGATTTACGAAACTTGAGTTTGACTTACAGTTCGACTTGTTACTAATCGAGCTTATTTCTTAAATTCAAGCTCAGCTCACCGAAAGCTTACGAGCTAGCTCAAATAATAGGATTATgatctataattctatattaataaattataacttgtatattttaaaaaatcaattttatatattgtctatctatcaataaattataaattttttatttatattttacatCAAACTCgattcatttaatttatgagcttAATTCTAGACTCAAACTCAACTCACCAATCTTACGTTTATCGAATTGTTAATGAGTCGAGCTTGAACTGACTTATGAGATGGCTTGACTCACTTCCAACCCTATTCACGACCACAAAAATACCACAAAACAATGCTAATCAGAATTAGAATGGACTTTCAGATGTACTCTCAAGTCACACTTTTtacaacaatatattttttttggtagaCAATAAAAATTACAACCACCTAACACAGCATAGTACAAACATTAACCAATAAAGAAATCACATagtttgaaagattttttttttatataatggaaggaaaatccaaagaaaattaactataaagtataaactattccAAGGATAAATATCCTTTGTTTATCATTAGCTAAAAGACTAATCACTGTATTTCAAAAGTGAAAGTCTTAAATAAGATCTAAATTTTTACAGGCAAGACAATCAGCACATATATTATCTTCTCCATATATGTTAACAAAATGTATTTctcagtttttatttttttaatgattaatgTTTCTAATAAGGGTATTTGGATAGTTGTTGATATCTTTTAGGCCATTAATAATGCAAATAACAGCTTGAAAGTTACTTTCCCCCGCAGACTTCTAATTCCCATAATCCAGacaattttcaattcttttattatttttcataattcaattttaaatgCTGAGTAGTCACTAATGAAAAATGAGAAACCCACTATTCAACTCCCTCTTCTATCCCTTAATAAACCTCCACATCGAGCTCTCTTTGATCTCCCATTTGCTTATTCATCAATATTTAGGGTTATCCAATTAGAAGGAGAGGGAGTTCCATCTAATTGCAATAACCTTTCCTTAGAAGGattatttatcaataaaaaaaatacaattagatAAAGGATTATTTATCACTAATCTAAATACTATTCATATTATGACCCAAATAATAAAAGCCAtaactcaaataaattaatcTACTAAACTGGGCCCACTCTAATTGAAAAGAGCAGTCGATACCACTAAGATGTGCTTTAAGAAGATACAAGTCAGCCTACCCGACTTGCTTGGAGTGCGAGTAGTACAATCCATGTCCGACCTGACTTGGAGAATaattcactattttcctccactATTCCAAGTATTAGTTACAGATCATCAACCACTTAAATGTTGGAATACTTCTttaacaatgaaaaaaaaaatcatctacTACTtatgcataaaaaatttatcaatgataaataaattatcaCTCGCCTCTATAAAAATCTTAtcaaattagatattttttaatttcaatttatttatatttatataaaatttttactaacttaaatattagaattttttacaTATACNNNNNNNNNNNNNNNNNNNNNNNNNNNNNNNNNNNNNNNNNNNNNNNNNNNCTGTGTGACTGCATTCAGATAGAGAATTTGGATTTGGCAATTGGATTAATATTTAGGCCCATTAAATACAATGGTTAGCGTTTTTGTTTATAAGACCTTTTATATTTCAgtccaaaaaatataattttttataattttggttataataaattatacttacgtttaagataataaaataatacatttaATTTAAATGCAGTAACTCATTGATCAGCGGTAGACCCTTAAATGGAACTCAGATCCGCGATAGATTAGTCCTTAACCTGTCGGGTTGGGTGATACTGTTtgggtaaaaaaaaaacaaacatttaatttaaactaaagatatattaaaaactaaaagacACATACTACATTCGtttctcaaataaaaaagaactaataattttttgtgtataGTGATTCTctgttattatataaaataaaatatataatatcatgaatttcatatgtatataaattttgatatttagctattttttttcttattcaactcTTGTGTTATACTTATATAGaagagtaaaatattattttgattccTAATGTTTGGGCTAAATCTTAATTTGAtctttaacattttaaatattttatttcagttCCAAAAAGTTTCAAATAAATTCAATATTGTCCCGTTATTAAATTTGACACGAACAATTAAGAAGTGAGTAACGTAGACGTTAACAAcgtttttagataaattatatcTTCTTATTTCAATGTGTTAGATAagcataactaaaatattttttttaacacttcATATTCTCATCCTTCTtatacaaaactccaaattcTAGCAATCAATCATCAATCGTTTAGAATTGTAACACCTTTATCACCAAAATGTCACACTTCTGgttgcgccactctgatagcgaGAATATTACGACGACAtccatatatttaataataagataAGAGCCTTTAACTCGAAACCAAGTAAACTTTTCATTGACAAAAAATCAGAAATACTTTTTCTTGAAAATataatacatacatacatacatacgtACATACAAACTAATCACAAcacttcaataataataataataataataataagagttcCTTATACAAATAACTTATAAACATTACAATCAACGACTCCTATCCCTTTTTACAAAAACATAATATTAATggtgagagaaaaaaataatgactAAGCTAATATAGCAATATCGCATaaccaaaaatatattaatctCTTCATAAGCTTCTTTGTCAGTTTCCTGAAAAGGTAAGACTTTAGGGAGGTGAGAATCTAACCACGCGGTCTCACCAGAGGAGTTTTAAAATTGtcataaaaagatatatataaaaagaacgTTGTTTTCGACAACAGTGATGATCGTTCATCTTATAAACCTTTTCAAAAACCCACAGTTAATCACCTAAAATcctaattcatatttttcttataaaaatcttaaaagtgaCCTAAACTGTATGAATGATCATCCTCTTCCaaacataggttcattaagtctatgttgAACTATTTAgatttttcatactttgctACCTCAACACAAATTAATCATGGCCTCCGGCCGATCACGTAATCAATCACGATTTTCAGCCCAAGCAACTCAATCAACACTCATTTACCACAATCCAATCAACCAGACACAATCATAACTAATaaagttcaaacacaatcaGGAGCAATTATAGCAAGTATGGCAATTAGCAGTTAAACAGAAgtattcacataggcaaaccaaatacaatatgcacaccGAAACAATGTcaatagatgcatatgatgcatgcctgtcctactggccatgagctcacgtgtcggttaaaCTACCAGGACCCGATACATCTGGTAGCTAACCTGGATATCATTTCTCTTCTGCGCATCCCTAGGAAGCATATAATCGGGGGATTAGTATGCTACCACATCTCCTAGAGGCAGACATCAGGGGGCATAAATCGGGGAatgagtgccctaccacctttcCTTGGTGAGGTCGTGCCGAATAGATTGGGGGACTAGTGTCCTACCACCTTGCAGACAGAGAGAGAACCACGAGAATAAGCGGGATCAACCAACTGTCCTTACCCGGAATCTCGAGCAACCGGGATTAATCGTCGTCCCTAGTCGGAATTGTGAACAAGCGAGATTAACCACCGTCTTTGTTCGGAGCAAAACTCAAATCAATACGCAAGCGAGATAACACCCAGACCTTGCCAATCCAGACATTTAGGCCACAATGAATCAAACTCAAATTCACAATCAAAATTGAACCATAAGTCTTTAAACTCATTTTCATCACGATTCAAAATCATACTTGGCCTATTCGCTTTCAAAAACAAAACGTATTCAGTTCACATCTCACAAAAAATCACTTTCATATCTCATTTAATCTAAAATTCACACTCGGTTTTGCAAACCATTTAGAAACTCAATTAATTGGATTTTTTCACACTCATTTCAGAGCTTAAAAATCAGTTATCAAACATCATATGGATTTTACAGGAGATTACAAGCTTGCTGGGAAagctaaacaataaaaaataaaatttttttcaagaaaacaGGACGTGTGTtgcaaaatttctaagtttcagTTTCAAAGCATAGTTTTCAAACCTttataaatttgttttaaaaatttatttttcgtCCGTTTTTTGAACATCATAAACTCTTCAAATCCAGTTTTCATTCAAATCAAGTTTCACAAAATTTTGAGATCCAAGGACCAAGTTATGGCCTGTCACATTTAGTCAGAGATCACTTTTTACCCAAACACTTAACACTTTCAAAATAGACTCCTTTCcaaattcattcttttcaaaaCTCCACTTTTCTTACATCACACCATTTAACACACTTTCCTCAAATCGTTTTTCTTTAAAACCAATATcactttttataacatttttggGAACCTCCAAAGCAACTTCACTTAAAACCATTTCTCTTTTACAAAACTCTTTTGCACTCATCCATAATCCTCGAACTAACTTCAAAACCATTTTAAGTTTAAACCCCTTTCAAAAGgctcaaaaattatttattcttaaatcAATCACTTAATTAGGTTCaaacttataaaaatttcaacaGCAGCTCCCCTAAAATCCAGACTTTACCACCCTTCAAGGGTTCCGTCCATACCATATTATTTCTCAATACTGCTCAACAATTTCAAAACTAAACCATTCCTCAATGTAAACATACAAATCATACTTTCAATACAAAATCCTTTCTCaatatgaatatatataaaCCAGATTTTCTAACATAAAACCATttctcaataataataatcgGATTTCCAATACAAAACTATTTCTTAGTATAAACATTCAAATAAgcttttcaaattaatttttcaccAACAACTGCATGCCAACTCAAACaatcaataattcaatcaaGTAAATAGTCATATTCATCCAAAACAAACCAGTCAATCCATAAGACTCACATAATcaccaaatatatattttttgcatcaatattaatttataaaaatttcgtaatataaaataagttttaaaaaaaatccatacCTCGAATATTCAGAACCTGAAAGCTACAAATGCGCAAAAATCCCTTTTTCTCCCAGCCCGTAGTAGCAGCCGCCGCAACCAGAGCTCCATACCACTTTCTAGTAACAGCAGCAACTTCAATCACGATATGCAAAAACCAAAATTCGATCATATGTTACCAAAATCTCAGAATCTTAAACAAACTCATAACAGAACACTTTTACAGTAGTGGTGAGGGTTTCAAGGCAAGAACGACTTATTGCGGCTAAAGAGAAATAACACAACGGAGTAACAGTAGCTCCGAATGTGTTTTTCGGTGACCAAAACAGCGGCACAACTAGAACAGAACTAAAAAGGAGCGGCGGGAATCCCTAAGCTGCTCAGGCGAACTCCAACAGCGGCGACTTTGACCACCGTGACCCAGACAGCAATGACAACGGCCTCTGACAACTCCGTGGCAGCGCTGGCTCGACGGCGATGATAGAAGTTTCGGCAGCGGTGACGGAAACAACCTTCTCTTCACA encodes the following:
- the LOC107465292 gene encoding uncharacterized protein LOC107465292 (The sequence of the model RefSeq protein was modified relative to this genomic sequence to represent the inferred CDS: added 21 bases not found in genome assembly), which encodes MEAAKRLQGNSLSLFSEGIGFVLLHWSALRDAVENQWGGPDSRLKANNLATDILSWFTQSRGFAEPLYIDDLERKLCNGMISLSVVDEDGSIEVAENLMVMHEECLEGNFVTIERYRQAIVNQAAHPRAMPQIVNDKDDDEDEEDDDVQGGQNGESSARQATSSNMDVDIPKSESNTSSGNMRIDDEPLKKDAGEAEDGWVVVSKKKNKVRKN